A genomic stretch from Catellatospora citrea includes:
- a CDS encoding nucleoside deaminase — protein MVDETDLAHLRRCVELAELALSVGDEPFGSVLVDADGEVLFEDHNHVAAGDETRHPEFEIARWAAEHLTPAQRAAATVYTSGEHCPMCAAAHAWVGLGRIVYAVSSAQLTAWRDEMGLPPGPVRPLPIQEVAPGVQVDGPAPELAAQIRELHRRQHAA, from the coding sequence GTGGTCGACGAGACGGATCTGGCGCACCTGCGGCGCTGTGTCGAACTGGCGGAGCTCGCGCTGTCGGTCGGCGACGAGCCGTTCGGGTCGGTGCTGGTCGACGCGGACGGCGAGGTGCTGTTCGAGGACCACAACCACGTCGCGGCCGGCGACGAGACCCGCCATCCCGAGTTCGAGATCGCCAGGTGGGCCGCCGAGCACCTGACGCCCGCGCAGCGCGCCGCCGCGACGGTCTACACCTCCGGGGAACACTGCCCGATGTGCGCGGCCGCCCACGCCTGGGTCGGGCTCGGCCGCATCGTGTACGCCGTCTCGTCCGCGCAGCTCACCGCCTGGCGCGACGAGATGGGCCTGCCGCCCGGCCCGGTCCGGCCGCTGCCGATCCAGGAGGTCGCACCGGGTGTGCAGGTCGACGGCCCCGCCCCGGAACTGGCCGCCCAGATACGCGAGCTGCACCGCAGGCAGCACGCCGCGTAG
- a CDS encoding nitroreductase family protein: MEFKEVIRRRRMVRHYADRPLSPEVVERILASALRAPSAGFSQGWAFLALTDPADRARFWPFVPTRMAQTPTMQLAPLVVIPLAHKAAYLARYAQPDKGWEDQAEARWPVPYWHIDTGMASLMMLLSAVDEGLSACFFGIMPQQGPDFDAVTEVPAHTDALRAEFGIPAEYVPIGGICIGYRAEDAPAQGSHVAQRRRGTAEVIHRGQWGVHAS, encoded by the coding sequence ATGGAGTTCAAGGAAGTGATCCGCCGCCGCCGGATGGTCCGCCACTACGCCGACCGGCCGCTGAGCCCCGAGGTCGTGGAACGCATCCTGGCCAGCGCCCTGCGCGCACCCTCGGCCGGATTCTCGCAGGGCTGGGCCTTCCTGGCGCTGACCGACCCGGCCGACCGGGCACGGTTCTGGCCCTTCGTGCCGACCCGGATGGCGCAGACGCCCACCATGCAGCTCGCCCCGCTGGTCGTCATCCCGCTGGCCCACAAGGCCGCCTACCTGGCCCGGTATGCCCAGCCGGACAAGGGCTGGGAGGACCAGGCCGAAGCCCGCTGGCCGGTGCCCTACTGGCACATCGACACCGGGATGGCCTCGCTGATGATGCTGCTGTCCGCGGTGGACGAGGGCCTGAGCGCGTGCTTCTTCGGCATCATGCCCCAGCAGGGCCCCGACTTCGACGCGGTGACCGAGGTCCCGGCGCACACCGACGCGCTGCGCGCCGAGTTCGGCATCCCGGCCGAGTACGTCCCGATCGGCGGCATCTGCATCGGCTACCGCGCCGAGGACGCCCCCGCCCAGGGCTCGCACGTCGCCCAGCGCCGCCGCGGCACGGCCGAGGTCATCCACCGCGGGCAGTGGGGCGTGCACGCCTCCTGA
- a CDS encoding adenylyl-sulfate kinase produces MGADQVEVLFIGGRSGVGKSTVALEVCAQLEAAGIGHVQLEGDFLGQVFPAPAGDPDRSRIVLDNLAAVWRNFAALGYRRLVYTNTVSVLYADELARALHAPVRIVRVLLTASDEVANGRLATRELGSGLDVHVARSARAAAWLDRDAPADAVRIATDGRSVVDVATDVVAATGWSAP; encoded by the coding sequence ATGGGTGCGGATCAGGTCGAGGTGCTGTTCATCGGTGGTCGTTCGGGCGTCGGCAAGTCGACCGTCGCCCTGGAGGTGTGCGCGCAGTTGGAGGCGGCCGGGATCGGGCACGTCCAGCTGGAGGGCGACTTCCTCGGCCAGGTCTTCCCGGCTCCGGCCGGGGATCCGGACCGGTCCCGGATCGTGCTCGACAACCTGGCCGCGGTCTGGCGCAACTTCGCCGCGCTCGGCTACCGGCGGCTGGTCTACACGAACACCGTGAGCGTGCTGTACGCCGACGAGCTGGCGCGGGCGCTGCACGCGCCGGTGCGGATCGTCCGGGTGCTGCTCACCGCGTCGGACGAGGTCGCCAACGGCCGCCTCGCGACCCGCGAGCTGGGCAGCGGCCTCGACGTGCACGTCGCCCGCAGCGCGCGGGCCGCCGCCTGGCTGGACCGCGACGCCCCGGCCGACGCCGTCCGGATCGCCACCGACGGCCGGTCGGTGGTCGACGTCGCCACCGACGTCGTCGCCGCGACCGGCTGGTCGGCGCCCTGA
- a CDS encoding sensor histidine kinase: MTILRRLGLDAAYNLLGLPLAVASFALCIALFAAGVGTLVTFFIGVALLAAALLVARGFADIERLRLQKLYGRPVPRPRYQAAPEGSGWIRRMTTPLRQGQSWLDLLHGILNLPLAIIAFVFTVTWWAMALGGLTYWIWGRFVPEEDGQNIVIEKMLGSDTEATRTLFNTLVGVFALLTIYAVQRGVAALHAGFASMLLTRLAQLQGRIDSLTEGRAAAVSAEAVALRKLERDIHDGPQQRLIRLAMELSRARRQLTDDPDAAGQTIDGALGQAKETLDELRALSRGIAPPILADRGLAAALTSLAERSTVPVTLDLAVEGRLPAATENALYFAAAEALSNIAKHSGAASARLEVTEQDGRVYLMVTDDGVGGAHLAKGHGLAGLADRLRAVDGEFAVDSPAGGPTILVAQAPSTVPVA, encoded by the coding sequence ATGACGATCCTTCGCCGCCTCGGCCTCGACGCCGCGTACAACCTGCTGGGTCTGCCGCTCGCGGTGGCCTCCTTCGCGCTGTGCATCGCGCTGTTCGCCGCCGGCGTCGGCACCCTGGTGACCTTCTTCATCGGGGTCGCCTTGCTCGCCGCCGCGCTGCTGGTCGCCCGGGGGTTCGCCGACATCGAGCGGCTGCGCCTGCAGAAGCTGTACGGCCGCCCCGTGCCGCGCCCGCGCTACCAGGCCGCACCCGAGGGCTCCGGCTGGATCCGCCGGATGACCACTCCGTTGCGCCAGGGCCAGAGCTGGCTCGACCTGCTGCACGGCATCCTCAACCTGCCCCTGGCGATCATCGCGTTCGTGTTCACGGTGACCTGGTGGGCGATGGCGCTCGGCGGCCTCACGTACTGGATCTGGGGTCGCTTCGTCCCGGAGGAGGACGGCCAGAACATCGTCATCGAGAAGATGCTCGGCTCGGACACCGAAGCGACCCGCACCCTGTTCAACACCCTGGTCGGCGTGTTCGCGCTGCTCACCATATACGCGGTGCAGCGCGGCGTGGCGGCGCTGCACGCGGGTTTCGCCTCGATGCTGCTGACCCGGCTCGCCCAGCTGCAGGGGCGCATCGACTCGCTGACCGAGGGCCGGGCCGCCGCGGTGTCGGCCGAGGCGGTGGCGCTGCGCAAGCTGGAGCGCGACATCCATGACGGCCCGCAGCAGCGGCTGATCCGGCTCGCGATGGAGCTGTCCCGGGCCCGCCGCCAGCTCACCGACGACCCGGACGCCGCCGGGCAGACCATCGACGGCGCCCTCGGCCAGGCCAAGGAGACGCTCGACGAGCTGCGGGCGCTGTCGCGGGGCATCGCGCCGCCGATCCTGGCCGACCGGGGCCTGGCCGCCGCGCTCACCTCGCTCGCCGAGCGCTCGACCGTGCCGGTGACGCTGGACCTGGCCGTCGAGGGCAGGCTGCCCGCCGCGACCGAGAACGCCCTGTACTTCGCCGCGGCGGAGGCGCTGTCCAACATCGCCAAGCACAGCGGGGCCGCCTCCGCCCGCCTGGAGGTGACCGAGCAGGATGGTCGCGTGTACCTGATGGTGACCGACGACGGGGTGGGTGGCGCACACCTGGCCAAGGGCCACGGCCTGGCCGGGCTCGCGGACCGGTTGCGCGCGGTCGACGGCGAGTTCGCCGTGGACTCCCCGGCGGGCGGCCCCACGATCCTGGTCGCGCAGGCGCCGTCGACCGTGCCGGTGGCGTGA
- a CDS encoding response regulator transcription factor, whose translation MRVVVAEDSVLLREGIVRLLIEAGHEVVAAVGDGPALVDAIALQTPDVAVVDVRMPPSHTDEGLRAAVQARRAAPGTRVLVLSQYVELAYADELLADGRGGVGYLLKDAVVDVDGFLDALERVGSGATVLDPQVIAQLMMRGRRDPVQTLTPREREVLELMAQGYSNTAIGRALVIGDGAVEKHIGNIFAKLDLAPDADQHRRVLAVLAYLRS comes from the coding sequence ATGCGCGTCGTCGTCGCCGAGGACAGCGTGCTGCTGCGCGAGGGCATCGTCCGCCTGCTGATCGAGGCCGGGCACGAGGTCGTCGCCGCGGTCGGCGACGGGCCGGCCCTGGTCGACGCGATCGCCTTGCAGACGCCCGACGTCGCGGTCGTCGACGTGCGCATGCCGCCCAGCCACACCGACGAGGGCCTGCGCGCCGCGGTGCAGGCCCGGCGGGCGGCCCCCGGCACCCGGGTGCTGGTGCTGTCGCAGTACGTGGAGCTGGCGTACGCCGACGAGCTGCTCGCCGACGGCCGGGGCGGGGTCGGCTACCTGCTCAAGGACGCGGTGGTCGACGTCGACGGCTTCCTGGACGCGCTGGAACGGGTCGGGTCCGGCGCGACCGTGCTCGACCCGCAGGTCATCGCCCAGCTGATGATGCGTGGCAGGAGGGATCCGGTGCAGACCCTGACCCCGCGCGAGCGCGAGGTGCTGGAACTGATGGCGCAGGGCTACTCGAACACCGCCATCGGCCGGGCGCTGGTCATCGGCGACGGGGCCGTGGAGAAGCACATCGGCAACATCTTCGCCAAGCTCGACCTGGCTCCGGACGCCGACCAGCACCGCCGGGTGCTCGCGGTGCTGGCATACCTGCGCTCCTGA
- a CDS encoding putative quinol monooxygenase: MVSIGLIATLHAAPGMEDEVASFLTGALPLVQAEKGTVAWFAFRIDESTFGLVDAFDDEAALQAHLDGDVAGALMGRAGELLSKPPEIRTVQLLAAKLPR, encoded by the coding sequence ATGGTCTCGATCGGGCTCATCGCGACGCTGCACGCCGCGCCGGGCATGGAGGACGAGGTGGCCTCGTTCCTCACCGGCGCGCTGCCCCTGGTCCAGGCGGAGAAGGGCACCGTCGCGTGGTTCGCGTTCCGCATCGACGAGTCGACCTTCGGCCTGGTCGACGCGTTCGACGACGAGGCCGCGCTGCAGGCCCATCTAGACGGCGACGTCGCCGGCGCGCTGATGGGCCGCGCCGGCGAACTCCTCAGCAAGCCCCCCGAGATCCGCACGGTGCAGCTCCTGGCCGCCAAACTCCCCCGCTGA